A genomic region of Cannabis sativa cultivar Pink pepper isolate KNU-18-1 chromosome 1, ASM2916894v1, whole genome shotgun sequence contains the following coding sequences:
- the LOC133030880 gene encoding protein FAR1-RELATED SEQUENCE 5-like has protein sequence MYAKRMGFGTRKDDVRRSHGVIVMRRWVCCSEGSKKIASPDTPRKRRPHDVTRTECQAALRILLTQPSNTWKCKEFSTMHNHELASSSEVQFLRSYRVVSNGLLAQVRSMNSVGIKTANIMSHVALQSGGYEKMPCQLRDVYNRVAGAKREEKIETDSEGALGFLDCLAEKDPNFFVVYQVDDENRLANLLWADGNSRVDYVAFGDVLGFDTTYMTNEYNKPLTVLIGVNHHFNTCIFGFALLLHEKLPSYSWLLQKFLECHGDKKPSVVVTDQDAAMKQAIVEHMPDVTHRLCAWHLNTNASKKVKDPIFLKTFKDLMYNYYEEEEFEARWLDVIQTQQLTDNEWCQTTFESRQQWAETYLRGSFVAGMRTTQRCESINSALKKFLEKNYCLCEFVTTIDMTVSKLRHNETANDFKSRCTRPHPPNPTCLTTYYNQCAEFYTRTMYHKVAEQTLI, from the coding sequence ATGTATGCGAAACGGATGGGTTTCGGCACAAGGAAAGACGATGTACGACGTTCTCATGGGGTCATTGTAATGCGGAGGTGGGTTTGTTGTTCAGAGGGTTCGAAAAAAATCGCATCACCGGACACACCAAGAAAAAGAAGACCTCATGATGTCACTAGAACCGAATGTCAGGCAGCATTGCGTATTTTACTCACACAACCGTCTAACACTTGGAAATGCAAAGAGTTCAGCACAATGCACAATCACGAGCTGGCTTCATCAAGTGAGGTACAATTTTTGAGATCATATAGAGTTGTCTCCAATGGGTTGCTTGCCCAAGTTAGGTCGATGAACTCCGTAGGAATTAAAACTGCCAACATAATGTCTCatgttgctttgcaaagtggaggttacgagaaaatgccatgtcaaCTTCGAGATGTGTACAACAGGGTTGCTGGTGCGAAGCGAGAAGAGAAGATAGAGACGGACTCAGAAGGGGCTCTGGGATTTCTTGATTGTCTCGCAGAGAAGGATCCTAATTTCTTCGTTGTCTATCAGGTTGACGACGAGAATCGCTTGGCTAACTTATTATGGGCAGATGGAAACTCACGCGTGGACTATGTAGCTTTTGGGGATGTACTAGGATTTGACACAACCTACATGACGAATGAGTACAATAAGCCCCTCACTGTTCTCATTGGCGTCAACCACCATTTCAACACATGCATCTTCGGATTTGCTCTCCTCCTCCACGAGAAGCTTCCATCATATTCTTGGCTACTTCAAAAATTTCTAGAATGCCATGGAGATAAGAAGCCAAGTGTTGTAGTTACTGACCAAGATGCGGCCATGAAACAGGCTATCGTTGAACACATGCCTGATGTTACGCACCGTCTCTGCGCTTGGCATCTCAATACAAATGCTTCGAAAAAGGTTAAAGATCCGATCTTCTTAAAAACATTTAAGGATCTCATGTACAACTACTACGAGGAGGAAGAATTTGAAGCAAGATGGTTAGACGTCATCCAAACCCAACAACTAACAGATAATGAATGGTGTCAAACAACATTCGAGTCAAGACAACAATGGGCAGAAACGTATTTAAGGGGTTCATTCGTTGCAGGAATGAGAACCACACAACGTTGCGAATCCATCAACTCCGCTCTAAAAAAATTTTTAGAGAAGAATTATTGCTTGTGTGAATTTGTAACAACCATAGATATGACAGTCTCAAAGCTCAGACACAACGAGACTGCAAATGACTTCAAAAGTAGATGCACTCGACCTCACCCACCTAATCCTACATGCTTGACCACTTACTACAACCAATGTGctgaattctacacaagaaCTATGTACCACAAGGTTGCTGAGCAAACCTTGATTTAG